AAACCAAAAGTACAACTCGAGAAGGGAGGGCGAGGCTGCAGTCACTGATGGAAGCGAGAGCAACCTATCCCGCGTACAACGATCCACCACCTTGAAGAACGCCTCTTGAGTCATCCAAGCATCTCTGAAAATGCGGGCATTCCTTTCACGTCATAGGTTGTAGATAATAACTTGATTAAAAAGCTTCAGCACTGCTACAGCCCGAGAAGCATGAGGTCCCTGCAGCTGCCGGCAAAGATCAGCCACTGCGGCAACATAGGTAGGAGGAAACGCCAAGAACCTGCCACAAAAACGATTCCAAGCGACAGTAGCAAACGAACACTCAAAGAACAGATGAGAATGAGATTCATCAGCATCAGATGATAGAACACAACCTGGTGGAAGAGTTATTCCCCAAGAAATCATCATGTCTCGAGTTGGAAGTCTTTTTAGAACAGCAGTCCAAGCAATGTAAGAGGAACGAGGTATCTCCTCTTTGAACCAAACCACTGAGTGCCAATGAACCTGCGAGTTAGGAATGCGCAGCCTCTCCCAAGTTAcaaaagaggagaaagaagcaCTGAAACCACCCGAGCGGTTTCTCCACAGGTATACATCACTGCCATTAGCGTCACATGGGACAGTCATTGTAGATAGTATTACTTGTAGCGTCTCAGCATATTCAGAACGTGCAGGGGGTAAGTTCCAGTGTCCATCTCGAACAGCTTGCTAGACAGTAGCATTTATAGGAATCCTAAGAGACGCATGCCCTGAGCTCCCGAAGAGAAGGTGTAAAGGACCCAGCTCAGTCCAATAATCATACCAAAACAAAGCTGTATTCCCATCTGTGACGCTGCAGCGGAGATAGAGCTGAAGCTCCTGCCTCAAGTCAAGCATGCTTCGAACATTCTTTGAAAACCTCGGCGAATCGTTAATAAGCCAAATGCTTCTTCCCCCAAATCTGTTGCTTTTCAGCCAAGGAACCCATAGAGACCCTGAAGCAGAGAAGAAAAGCTAGATTCTCTTCAATTTGAAAACCATCTCAAAGTCCTCAAGTTTCCTAATTCCCAAACCTCCCTCTGtttttggtttacaaatatctGACCAAGAAATTCTTGCTCTAACCGCTGAGGAAGTGTTATTCTTCCATAGGAAACCAGAACAAAGAGAATCCACTTTTGCATAAAACCATTTTGGTAGCACAAAAACAGAGCTCCAGAAGTTCACCATGCCGTATATAACTGAGGAAATCATCTGAACTTTACCAGCAAATGAAAGAAATTTTACTGTCCAAGAGTGAAGTTTAGCAGTAATATGATCCAATAATGGTTGCAAGGTAGCTGCTGAGATCCTTTTGGGGCTTAAAGGCAATCCTAAATATCTTGTTGGAAACTCTCCACGCTTGAAACCCGAAAGATCACTTAGAACAGAAAATTGAATATCAAAGTAACTTCCATAGAAGATCTCAGATTTTGACTCATTTGTGTCTAACCCGAACCAGTCCTTGAATTGGCGCATTACATCCTTGACACCCGACGTTGAAGCACGAGAACCATCAGAGAAAACCAAGAAATCATCCGCAAAGAATAAGGGAGTGAGCTTAGGAGCAGTACAGAGCGGATGTAACTTAAAGGCACCATCGGCCTCGGCCTTGTTCAACAGAAGAGATAGTACTTTCATCAACATAATGAACAAATAAGGAGAAATAGAATCACCCTGCCGGAGACCCTTCTTACCCTCAAAAAATCCTGCTAGTTCACCATTAATAGCACCAGAAAATCTGGCTGAGGAGATACATTCAGTGATCCAAGAGATAAACATAGGCGGGACTTGTTGCGCTTCAAGAAATTTAATCACAAAGTCCCAGCAGACAGTGTCAAAAGCTTTCTGAATGTCTATTTTAAGCATATCACTCGTAAGGCAAGAAGACGTATTGTAATCCTTGATGAGCTCGGTTGCTAATAGAACATTCTCCCCCAAGCTACGACCTTTCAAGAAGGCCGCTTGATTTGGACTAACACATTTGGTGAGAATAGGCTTGAGACGGTTCACAATGATTTTTGAGATAAGCTTGTAAACAATGTTACAACAGCTGATGGGTCTGTAGTCACCAAGCGCGCATGCTTGAGGCTTCTTTGGAATTAAAACTATTGATGTAGTGTTCATGTCCTTGAGCAGTCGACTATTCCTGAAAAACTCTCGAACAACTATGATGATGTCCTCGCCCACTGTCTCCCAAGACGCTCGAATAAACTCAACTGAGTAGCCATCCGGTCCCGGGCTCTTGTTCAGTGGCATAGAGAATAAAGTTTCTTTTATTTCAGCTGCAGTTACCTCACGTTTCAAGTAGTTCTGCTGAAGTTCGGAGCACCGGAAAGGGAGCATATTTCTCAGCTCATTAGTCGTGGCCGAAGAGAAATGAAGGTCAGTAGAACCAAGAATCCCTTGGAAGTAATCAGCAGCATGTGCTTTTATATCCTCTACTCCGTAGAGAAAATTTTCATTGCCATCCTTCAGAAAGTGTATATGATTATTTGAAGCGTGATGAGATACCATTCTATGATAAAATGGGGTGTTGCGGTCTCCAAGATTAGCCCATCTAACTCTTGATCTCTGTTTATAATATTTCTCCGCAGCCTTGAGAAGAATATTCAACTTATCGCGTTCAGGGTGCTCTTTTCGGACTGTAGACCCATCAGGCGAGGTAAGCAAACGTCTCTGAAGCTCATCCACCTTTTATTTTTGAACCTTAACTCTTTGGGAGATACCACTAAAGTGTCGTTTGTTAAGACTATGCAGAGGTCTCTCTAACAACTTTAGCGATCGAATCAACTTGAATTGATCTGTACCCATAATCTGACCACATTTCCAAACTTCACTAACTGTTTCAGCATACTCTAGATGATCTATCATATGATGGAAGAATTTAAACGGTTTGATAATCTGTCGTCTGATAGCTGTCAATATGACTGACATTGTAATATGAACAGAACAAATCCCCAAAATTTGTTTCCCATATTTTCTTATTTCACGTATACAAACAGAGGCGGACCCACATGGTGAAATGTCAACTGACACAGgttaaattataaaaactaaatatgcAAGCTGTGGTGCAATATGTTACCCTGGCTATTTAAGTGTGGCACCCCTTAATCTTAGGTTCAAACCTTTATATGGACTCTTACTTgagatttttgtttatattcttaattttaatCAACACTTAGTTTATTTGACACACCTAATAAAAAATGCTGGGTCCGCCATTGTATACAAGTCAACAAAATTGGAATAAAAGAAAAACGAATAGAACAACGATAATGTGCAAATTAAAAATGGCATGTATCATGAGTATTAATACTATTGTTTTCGGTGCAAAACTCTACAGTCTATACACTCTTTTCGTCACGGTATTAAATTTTCTAACATGGGATACAATAACAGTACAATAAAAATGAATCAATACATTAGAGAGGGTACGTAAAAACGAATTAATTTTTAGTGACATGATAATTGCGAGTAGAAGAAGACATCGCCGGCGAGCTACATCGGACTACCACCTCTTCGCTATGGCTTCCCGATCCTTCTTCCACAATAATAGACGGCGTAAAATTGAAGTGGCTCGGCCACTGTGGCGGTGGTGGTGCGGCCATTGCTCCATAGATCCCGTTGGTGGTGGTTGTGGTGGTCGTCGTGGTAGTGCCGCTAGTGGTGGCTCTTCCGGTGGTCTTTCCCGAAGAGTAGTCAGATTGTGGTACCCATAAACCCCCGACGACTACGAAATGTTGCTTTTGAGAGTTCCCGTTGTTAGGGACTGTTTGGCTTGGTCTTCTTGTATGCAGTCTATATTTCTGTTATAtatccaatttaaaaaataacatcagttttgtctagagatagagtTCTTACTGCCCTAAATTTATAATTCAAATCgtggaaagaaaagaaatgcATGCGTTACCTGTAAATGGCTTTTAACTTCATCATTTGTTAATCCATCAACCTTCATTAACTCCCTTATTTGCTTTGGCGTAGCTACTGAAAAATGGAGCCAAAATAAATATCCTAACTAAAAATTTGACGAACCCTAAATACTAAAGTATTTGTCTATTTTGAGAAATACTAAAGTATTTGTCAAAtctttagaaaattaaatagcTCGTATAggaatattattaaaactaaccATGAGGTCCACCTAAGTGTTGGAGAGCGTTCAAGAAGCGTCTATGCAACTGCGACGACCAACACCTTCTCTGCTTTCTCTCCGTCTCTCTCCTCCTTCGTTCGCCACTGTTAGCCATTGCATTTGCATCTTCTCTCATACTTTCATCTCTCTTCACCACCGTCTCCATCATCTGTTGCGACTGTTCCTGAAAtgcaaaatgaaaatatttagattGTCGTCGTGAGATTTTGTCTTGAGTTACGATATATGGGTTCTCTAATATAATTACCTCTTTTGGAAGAAGCGGGTCTGGTTGGTTCCAGAGCTGAACAGACTTAAGCCAATCAGACTTCATGATCTTGTCCTCAGAATCATTTTCGGGGTCGTGATTTCCCTGTTCATCCTCGaattcttcttctacctctTCTTCATTAAAGGTCGATGAGTCTTTAATGGTAAGAAATTGTTCCAAGACAGGCGTACATTGTCCGGTTGTTTGCTCGGAGCACTCTGATTGCCCGTACACATTATCTGTGGCCGTCTCCGTTATCTCCTTCTTACACCTCTCGATCGCTTAAcagacaaaagaaaataaaaatactagtatttcatatatattgtattttcttattcgttttattcaggaaaaggaaaacataacTCGCAATCTTGCATTTTATACGCACCTTGGGTTACGAGGTCTAAGCAAAGAGGAAGTTCACGTTGAAAGACAAGAATCTTGCGACGTTCTTCTTCAAGAGCTTCGATGTATTGACCACATCTCTCCTGGTTGTAGTCCATATTGCTTATCTTCTTAATAATGGTGCTTTAgggataaattaataattcacCTCTAATTTAAGACTTATTCTGTTTAGAGAAGGATCAATACATGTGTATATATGGCTCTATAAAGCCTCTCAAGGATCACTATCTTGATAGAATAAAAAACATAGTCGGCATGTCGCATTACATGACGAGTCTTGCGGttcatgtttttatattttatacgcCTTAATGTGCTTAAATATTACGTTTATAAAAGACACAACTAATATggttatttgttttgttatggtATAGTAGTAGATAGGGGATGGTGAATACTCGGTACTGTGATTCCGAGTTTTTAGAATAAAATGCTGTAAAACAAAGCACATTTTAAGAAAGTATTGAATCTTTATTCTTCgggattttatttaaaattgaatttaagaagataaaagtcaaataTAAATGAGTAAATTAAGTATAGTTTTATATTACagttgtatttttataaaaaaaaattactgatGTATTCTATAAAGTATGAAGAAAGCTATAGTGGATTATTCATGCTACAAATCATgttcaattttatcattttgaacaaaaaaagaatcAGTTTATCATCATTACAATTTTGTAATGGATACAGTCGGAGTCTCGCAAAGTTTCTGTAAGTTTCTGTAAATACAAGAACTAACTCACATAGTAAAACACAGAGTACATCAGAGAATATCTCTACAAAGATATGTGTTATTACTAGTATTCTTTTAAAGCAAACTTACAAGTATCTTTTTAAACAGAACTCGAACAAGATCAAGACCCTTCTTGACTTGCTCCCCTAGCCTTACACGTCATATTTTAAGATCGAATACAAGATCTCTAGAACCTCTACCCCTTAGCTCTTAGTGTTATTCGCTCGGTTACAAGCTTAGCGAACTCCACTCTTATGCTAAGAATACAATTCTCTCGACAACCCTAATCCACAGGTCGAGTATGACTATATATACAATACAGCCAAGTCGGATATCCACGCCTATCTACCCAATATTCCCTATCTACCCAAATATGGCAAGTTCCCTAAAACCTCTCCAAAGTCTTTTAGAAAACTTCCATCGTGAGATCTCCCTTCTCTACGGTGAATCTCTTCAAGCTTGCTCCCCAAGATATCTTCGTATCAACTTAGGCTTGATACGCAATCCATCCTTCAAGTAGCAATCTTCATCTTGACTTGTTCATCCGCACGTACACTTCTCTGTTGCAGACTCAGCTCCATTTGCTGCTGTACTTGCGTCTGTATCAGAACGTCCATCTGATCTTTGCATCTACAATCTCCCCCTTTTAGCTTTGGATGTCTCTCAAGTACCTGCACAGATCCGCTCAAACAGCCACACACATTCGAACATATATATCTTGAATAATACGtgcattgaaattgaaattaaGGTTCAAAACATGCGAGTTCAAGAGTTAAAGATaaacataaaaccaaaacacaaaaacCAGCAACATTGTTTTATCTCTCACTCCCCCATAATTAAAAAAccgagaaaaagaaaaaatttctcCCCCATAATCTAGTTCCCCTGATCATCTTGCTGCTGCGGATCGTCTGTCTCTTCTTCTCCCCCTGCTTGAGAGCATACATAGTTAAAATTCATAAAGATCGGAGTAAATAAATAACCAGATAGAAGTCTTACTTGGAAACAACATGCTTGCAATCTGTCCCACGACGCTAGTCAGAGTCTGCATCGCAGTTGCAAGCTGTTGAATTGCTTTGGAGGTCGTATCCAGAGCCAGCTTTGCCTCTTCAGCATCTATCGGTTGTCCTGGAAATGCAACTGATCCGAGGTGAATGATCTGGAACTTTCCAGCAGCTCGCGGAGACTGTCTCGGTGGCACATACCCAGAAggagcagtcctctcagatcgAGGAGTGCTTGGAGGTGGTCCAGAAGGAGGTGCTGCAGTTGATGTTGATGCAGATTTCCCTTTCTTCTTAGTCTGCCTCTGAGCTTTCTTTTCAGCCTCTCGTTCTTCCTTTTGATTCTTGAGATATTCTTCTCCCATAAGAGGATCCTTCTTGTATGGAATCACAGGCACAAGTTTCTCTCTTGGTATTCTATGCACCATGTGCTGCATCTGAAGCACACCATAGATGGTACGTGGAAATATCAACCACCTCGTGTCCTTCTTTTCTCCCTCTTTTTGAATGACTCCGAGGTTAAGAACTTGATTGTAGACCATCACTCCTATGTCAACACGGACTCCATGAAACATCTTATAAACGAGTTTTACACGATCAATGGACACGGCATTTTTGTTAGACGAAGGTACCCAGTTGTATGCTGCAAGAACTAGAAGTGCAGCTTTACATGGAGACAAAGAGCTTGACGTGAGGTTCTTCATCTCTCGTATCCCCTCGGTCAAGAAGTCAGCAATCTCGTCATTATTAACTTCATCCATGGTTTCCTATACTTCTAGCTCCTCTCCTTAAAGTGGTGAAACATCGAAGTATTGATCAATCATGGCCGGAGAAAATTCATACTTTTGCCGTCGTACTGTCACTATGACTTCTGATCCTCTGGTCATCTCCCCAGGCAAGGCTGCATAGAATTCCTTCACGATCTCAGGAATGTAACCTCTTAGGCCTGTGACAGTCTTCTCCAGTTGCCCTTTCTTGATTATACTCAGATATCCCCACGTGTCTTCTGAGCTTAGATCCACAGAACGTTCTGGAATAATCTCTCTAGAGGCAAAACTTGCATACATTTGCTCTGCGAGACGTTCTGCACCTGAAGTTGTTTTGGCCTTCGCTTGAGATTTGATTCCTGAGGCAGAGGTTTTCCTGGTCGATTTTCTCAGAGGATTGCTCTGCGTTGCTGATGATGGAGCtttcctctttttttctttctccttaACACTGATTGATGGTTCCACGTGTTCAGCATCAACTTCCTCAACTTCGCTTGAGTCAGTGTTCTCCGAgtcatcttcttccttagattctCCTGAAGAGACTTCAATCGCTTTAATTCGATTTTCTTTGCAAGCCTTGGTTGCATCAGCTCCTTTTGGAATCGCTTCAGAGGATTGTTTACTTCTTCCCTCCttcatgttcttcttcttccttgttgatCCCACTGGTTCTGACTCGACATCTGACTCAGGATTCAGTTGTTCGGCTGCGGTATGAAGATCTTCGGACAATGGTTGAGACGTCTTGCTCTGCTGTGGCGTCGTTTGCTCCTCATCATCAGAGTAGTCTACGAGATTCAAAGGTGGTGGGTTTGAATATTTTCCGGCGGTGGAAGGGTTCTTGTTCATCGACATGAtttcttgagagagagagagatttcttTCTTTTGGGACTTTTGAGCTTTGAGAGCAAAAAGAATTGTTAGAGAGATAAGTTGGCGTCTACGGTTTATCAATGGGTAATCATTTCATTTTTGGTCCATTACCTCCATGATCTCCTAGATATTCGCCATATCTCACACTCTCCAAAATGgaagtttttcaaatttcaaaagttCGAAATCTTCCATTTAGGCTCACACAATCTCTCTTTCCCTTTTTTTCTGATGTCGACACGTATTGCCCACTTATGACTTGATCGGACCGAATCTTCACTATTCCACTGTGACAC
This region of Brassica napus cultivar Da-Ae chromosome C5, Da-Ae, whole genome shotgun sequence genomic DNA includes:
- the LOC106398372 gene encoding uncharacterized protein LOC106398372, encoding MTVPCDANGSDVYLWRNRSGGFSASFSSFVTWERLRIPNSQVHWHSVVWFKEEIPRSSYIAWTAVLKRLPTRDMMISWGITLPPGCVLSSDADESHSHLFFECSFATVAWNRFCGRFLAFPPTYVAAVADLCRQLQGPHASRAVAVLKLFNQVIIYNL
- the LOC106398373 gene encoding transcription factor HRS1 isoform X2; translation: MDYNQERCGQYIEALEEERRKILVFQRELPLCLDLVTQAIERCKKEITETATDNVYGQSECSEQTTGQCTPVLEQFLTIKDSSTFNEEEVEEEFEDEQGNHDPENDSEDKIMKSDWLKSVQLWNQPDPLLPKEEQSQQMMETVVKRDESMREDANAMANSGERRRRETERKQRRCWSSQLHRRFLNALQHLGGPHATPKQIRELMKVDGLTNDEVKSHLQKYRLHTRRPSQTVPNNGNSQKQHFVVVGGLWVPQSDYSSGKTTGRATTSGTTTTTTTTTTNGIYGAMAAPPPPQWPSHFNFTPSIIVEEGSGSHSEEVVVRCSSPAMSSSTRNYHVTKN
- the LOC106398373 gene encoding transcription factor HRS1 isoform X1, with amino-acid sequence MDYNQERCGQYIEALEEERRKILVFQRELPLCLDLVTQAIERCKKEITETATDNVYGQSECSEQTTGQCTPVLEQFLTIKDSSTFNEEEVEEEFEDEQGNHDPENDSEDKIMKSDWLKSVQLWNQPDPLLPKEEQSQQMMETVVKRDESMREDANAMANSGERRRRETERKQRRCWSSQLHRRFLNALQHLGGPHVATPKQIRELMKVDGLTNDEVKSHLQKYRLHTRRPSQTVPNNGNSQKQHFVVVGGLWVPQSDYSSGKTTGRATTSGTTTTTTTTTTNGIYGAMAAPPPPQWPSHFNFTPSIIVEEGSGSHSEEVVVRCSSPAMSSSTRNYHVTKN